One genomic segment of Occultella kanbiaonis includes these proteins:
- the dprA gene encoding DNA-processing protein DprA, whose protein sequence is MRDRLPFDHLDERLARAAWSRLTEPDDRAANRLVATLGAGPALDWLLEADRGLFRAVPVRPPRGDWRTAVARWAPRLTDLDPRRELEVIARRGGDLILPGSPAWPAGLDQLGESAPLCLWVIGARNPATLAASSVALVGSRASTAYGERVTTDLAMGMADRSITVVSGGAYGIDAAAHRATLSVHGPALAVMAGGLDRYYPNANSQLLAQVAATGAVLAEVPPGTAPMRTRFLSRNRLIAALARATVVVEAAWRSGALSTAARAAELHRPVGAVPGPVTSAASAGCHRLLRDAGATCVTDAAEVAELVQPVGTALPEEPTVAAGLLDDLDLEQAQVLDALPARGEAVFGAVVRSAGLDEASVRAALGFLELAGRVTREGSAWRRARVRRG, encoded by the coding sequence ATGCGTGACCGGTTGCCCTTCGACCACCTCGACGAGCGGCTCGCCCGCGCCGCCTGGAGCCGACTCACGGAACCGGACGACCGGGCCGCGAACCGGCTCGTGGCGACCCTGGGGGCGGGTCCGGCCCTTGACTGGCTGCTCGAGGCCGACCGGGGACTGTTCCGCGCGGTGCCGGTGCGGCCACCACGCGGCGACTGGCGCACCGCGGTCGCCCGGTGGGCGCCCCGGCTCACCGATCTCGACCCCCGGCGCGAGCTCGAGGTGATCGCCCGCCGTGGTGGGGATCTGATCCTGCCCGGCTCGCCGGCCTGGCCCGCAGGTCTCGACCAGTTGGGTGAGTCCGCGCCACTGTGCCTGTGGGTGATCGGTGCCCGTAACCCGGCGACCCTGGCTGCGTCGTCGGTCGCGCTGGTCGGCTCCCGGGCCAGCACCGCGTACGGGGAACGGGTCACCACGGACCTCGCGATGGGCATGGCGGACAGGTCCATCACCGTGGTGTCCGGGGGCGCCTACGGCATCGACGCCGCCGCGCACCGGGCCACGCTGAGCGTGCACGGACCGGCACTGGCCGTGATGGCCGGAGGACTCGATCGGTACTACCCGAACGCGAACTCCCAGCTCCTGGCGCAGGTCGCTGCCACGGGAGCGGTGCTGGCCGAGGTGCCGCCGGGCACCGCGCCGATGCGGACCAGATTCCTGTCCAGGAACCGACTCATCGCGGCGCTCGCCCGGGCGACAGTGGTGGTCGAGGCGGCCTGGCGATCGGGTGCGCTCAGCACCGCGGCCAGGGCAGCCGAGCTGCACCGGCCGGTCGGGGCGGTGCCCGGGCCGGTGACCTCCGCGGCCTCCGCCGGGTGCCATCGGCTGCTCCGGGACGCCGGCGCGACCTGCGTCACCGACGCCGCGGAGGTCGCCGAGCTCGTCCAGCCGGTCGGGACCGCGCTGCCCGAGGAGCCGACGGTGGCCGCGGGGCTGCTCGATGATCTCGACCTCGAGCAGGCTCAGGTGCTGGACGCCCTCCCCGCCCGCGGCGAGGCGGTGTTCGGCGCCGTCGTGCGCAGCGCCGGGCTGGACGAGGCCTCGGTGCGGGCCGCGCTCGGGTTCCTCGAGCTCGCCGGCCGGGTGACCCGCGAGGGCAGCGCGTGGCGGCGGGCACGCGTTCGGCGTGGGTGA
- a CDS encoding class I SAM-dependent methyltransferase has translation MAQEPESRSPVDVARDYEEAVSPIVAPFVAALIDAARIPVGGSVLDLICATGVATRAAAEATGPMGRVAGLDDDQNLLDVAADHRGLVIEWVRAQPDALPFPSRTFDRVISQQGLQRIPDLRVSVEEACRVLRVDGGFAATVWLPPDRNPFFAAEARAIAAVAGPGALAGIEDLPDRLALVAHELRAGGLVEVTTAEVTATVDLPADEGFIADHLATSYWARDLDVAGRAEAAAAVLADLAEHRTTGGTVRLPFVSAVVHAFP, from the coding sequence ATGGCACAGGAGCCGGAGTCCCGTTCCCCCGTGGACGTGGCTCGAGACTATGAGGAAGCCGTCTCGCCGATCGTCGCCCCGTTCGTGGCGGCACTCATCGACGCCGCCCGGATCCCCGTCGGCGGCTCGGTCCTCGACCTGATCTGTGCCACGGGCGTCGCGACCCGGGCCGCGGCCGAGGCAACCGGCCCGATGGGCCGGGTGGCCGGGCTGGACGACGATCAGAACCTCCTCGACGTCGCCGCCGACCATCGCGGTCTCGTGATCGAGTGGGTGCGGGCCCAGCCGGACGCCCTGCCGTTCCCGAGCCGGACGTTCGACCGGGTGATCAGCCAGCAGGGTCTGCAACGGATCCCGGACCTGCGCGTGAGCGTCGAGGAGGCCTGCCGGGTCCTCCGGGTGGACGGCGGTTTCGCCGCCACGGTGTGGCTGCCACCGGACCGGAACCCGTTCTTCGCGGCCGAGGCGCGTGCCATCGCCGCCGTTGCCGGGCCCGGGGCGCTCGCCGGGATCGAGGACCTCCCGGACCGGCTGGCGCTCGTGGCCCACGAACTACGCGCCGGTGGCCTCGTGGAGGTCACCACCGCGGAGGTGACCGCCACCGTGGACCTCCCCGCGGACGAGGGGTTCATCGCCGACCACCTGGCCACCTCCTACTGGGCCAGGGATCTCGACGTCGCCGGCCGTGCGGAGGCCGCCGCGGCGGTGCTGGCCGACCTGGCCGAGCACCGCACGACCGGGGGCACCGTGCGCCTACCGTTCGTGTCCGCGGTGGTGCACGCGTTCCCGTAG
- the lepB gene encoding signal peptidase I: MTQRHDGPTDLPEESPADPETDAAETDAAPPSSSTDAEGDETSDGDDDGERKPRRGPLRSFLHECVIVLVAALALSLIIKTFLAQAFYIPSISMEDTLLVGDRLVVSKLTPGPFELERGDIVVFLDPGGWLDNPESEPLNPVEQVLTWIGILPEHADEHLIKRIIGVAGDHVVCCNEAGQITVNGAAIDEPYVIDGAAPSNDPFDVVVPEGHLWVMGDNRPRSADSRYNAASVGGGFVPIRNVVGTAFVIIWPLDSITWLSNPEETFADVPDPS; this comes from the coding sequence GTGACGCAACGGCATGACGGTCCGACGGACCTGCCCGAGGAGTCACCCGCCGACCCGGAGACCGACGCCGCCGAGACCGACGCCGCGCCGCCGTCGTCCAGTACCGACGCCGAAGGTGACGAGACAAGCGACGGCGACGACGACGGCGAGCGCAAGCCCCGTCGTGGTCCGCTCCGGTCGTTCCTGCACGAGTGCGTCATCGTGCTCGTCGCGGCGCTGGCGCTGTCGCTGATCATCAAGACCTTCCTGGCGCAGGCCTTCTACATCCCCAGCATCTCGATGGAGGACACCCTCCTCGTGGGCGACCGGCTGGTCGTCAGCAAGCTCACCCCGGGTCCGTTCGAGCTCGAACGCGGAGACATCGTGGTCTTCCTCGATCCGGGCGGCTGGCTGGACAACCCCGAGTCGGAGCCGCTGAACCCGGTGGAGCAGGTGCTCACGTGGATCGGGATCCTGCCCGAGCACGCCGACGAACACCTCATCAAGCGGATCATCGGAGTCGCCGGCGACCACGTCGTCTGCTGCAATGAGGCCGGGCAGATCACCGTCAACGGCGCCGCCATCGACGAGCCGTACGTGATCGACGGCGCCGCGCCGAGCAACGACCCGTTCGACGTCGTGGTGCCCGAGGGGCACCTGTGGGTGATGGGGGACAACCGGCCCCGATCGGCGGATTCGCGATACAACGCCGCGTCGGTTGGCGGAGGGTTCGTTCCGATACGTAACGTGGTGGGTACCGCCTTCGTCATCATCTGGCCATTGGATTCGATCACGTGGTTGAGCAACCCCGAGGAAACGTTCGCCGACGTCCCCGACCCGTCGTGA
- a CDS encoding YifB family Mg chelatase-like AAA ATPase, translating to MGLGQTWSVALIGLLGHPVQVETHLQPGLPHFGLVGLPDASLGESKERVRAAVSSSGLAWPASRVTVNLSPADLPKSGSGFDLAIAVASLLAAGKIDGEQVRQRVHLGELGLDGRIHPVRGILPAVAAAVAAGHPHVVVPEANADEARLVPGAVVHGAAHLGHLAQDYGADIPAARLRAIAVVPAPRSAQALPRMPVVKDLVDVLGQGEARRGLEVAAAGGHHLYMVGPPGTGKTMLASRLPGLLPDLTDSEALEVTSVHSVAGTFDAAGGLLVRPPFEDPHHTATPASVVGGGSGLPRPGAASRAHRGVLFLDEAPEFSVRVLETLRQPLEEGQLVIHRARGVARFPARFQLVLAANPCPCGRSVGKGLDCTCTAMARRRYEARLSGPLRDRIDIRLEVPLVTRAELNAAAAPESTAVVAARVRGARERQRERLAGTGWATNAEVPGSWLRERTRRVGPAIAGRLDAELDRGRLSLRGLDRVLRVAWTLADLAERDQPTSTDVGEALALRMVGSHA from the coding sequence ATGGGCCTCGGCCAGACCTGGTCGGTGGCTCTGATCGGCCTGCTCGGCCACCCCGTGCAGGTCGAGACCCACCTGCAGCCCGGGCTGCCGCACTTCGGCCTCGTCGGCCTGCCGGACGCGTCTCTCGGCGAGTCCAAGGAACGCGTCCGGGCCGCGGTGAGCTCGAGCGGACTCGCCTGGCCGGCGTCCCGGGTGACGGTCAACCTCTCTCCTGCGGACCTGCCGAAGTCCGGGTCCGGGTTCGATCTGGCGATCGCCGTCGCGAGCCTGCTCGCCGCCGGGAAGATCGACGGCGAGCAGGTGCGGCAACGGGTCCACCTCGGCGAGCTGGGCCTCGACGGGCGGATCCACCCCGTGCGGGGGATCCTCCCGGCCGTCGCGGCGGCGGTCGCCGCCGGTCACCCGCACGTGGTGGTTCCCGAGGCCAACGCCGACGAGGCCCGCCTCGTGCCGGGCGCCGTGGTGCACGGCGCCGCGCACCTCGGCCACCTCGCGCAGGACTACGGAGCCGACATCCCCGCGGCCCGGCTGCGCGCCATCGCCGTCGTCCCGGCACCGCGCTCGGCGCAGGCCCTGCCGAGGATGCCGGTCGTGAAGGACCTGGTCGACGTGCTCGGGCAGGGCGAGGCTCGTCGAGGCCTTGAGGTCGCGGCCGCCGGCGGGCACCACCTCTACATGGTGGGACCGCCCGGTACCGGCAAGACGATGCTCGCCTCCCGGCTCCCCGGGCTGCTGCCGGACCTGACCGATTCCGAAGCGCTGGAGGTCACGTCGGTGCACTCGGTGGCGGGCACCTTCGACGCCGCCGGCGGCCTGCTGGTCCGGCCTCCGTTCGAGGACCCGCACCACACCGCCACACCGGCGTCGGTGGTGGGCGGCGGCTCCGGGCTGCCCCGACCCGGGGCCGCCTCCCGGGCCCACCGCGGGGTGCTCTTCCTCGACGAGGCCCCGGAGTTCAGCGTCCGCGTGCTCGAGACGCTGCGCCAGCCCCTCGAGGAGGGGCAGCTGGTCATCCACCGGGCCCGCGGCGTCGCCCGGTTCCCGGCCCGGTTCCAGCTCGTGCTCGCGGCGAACCCGTGCCCGTGCGGGCGGTCCGTGGGCAAGGGCCTGGACTGCACCTGTACGGCGATGGCCAGGCGTCGCTACGAGGCGCGGCTGAGCGGTCCGCTGCGCGACCGGATCGACATCCGGCTCGAGGTCCCCCTGGTGACGCGCGCCGAGTTGAATGCGGCCGCCGCGCCGGAGTCGACGGCGGTGGTGGCCGCCCGGGTCCGAGGAGCGCGGGAACGGCAGCGCGAGCGGCTCGCGGGCACGGGCTGGGCCACGAACGCGGAGGTGCCCGGGTCCTGGCTGCGGGAGCGGACCCGCCGCGTCGGACCCGCGATCGCGGGCCGGCTGGACGCCGAGCTCGATCGCGGACGGCTCAGCCTGCGAGGGCTGGACCGGGTTCTGCGGGTCGCGTGGACGCTGGCCGATCTCGCCGAGCGTGACCAACCGACGAGCACCGACGTGGGCGAGGCTCTCGCATTGCGGATGGTGGGCAGCCATGCGTGA
- a CDS encoding M23 family metallopeptidase, translating into MAGTRSITLGALAITLAAGLALLAPLDPSPPGGELPGAARADSPTAEPGAPADVGPTTPPAAGAYGWPLSPEPAVLTPFSEPEQVWSPGHRGVDLAGTPGQDVLAAADGVVAFAGRVVDRPVLSIDHPDGIRTTYEPVTTTLTVGTAVRRGDVIGRLADGDAGPHCGPARWCLHWGARLGRERYLDPLTLLVADPVIRLYPVAGAPSGRSVAPDPVARLRERVHHRGHER; encoded by the coding sequence ATGGCCGGTACCCGTTCCATCACCCTCGGCGCCCTCGCGATCACGCTGGCGGCCGGGCTCGCCCTGCTGGCGCCGCTGGACCCGTCGCCGCCGGGCGGGGAGCTGCCGGGAGCGGCCCGGGCCGACTCGCCCACCGCCGAGCCGGGCGCACCGGCCGACGTCGGACCGACCACACCGCCGGCGGCCGGTGCGTACGGCTGGCCGTTGAGCCCCGAACCGGCGGTGCTGACCCCGTTCAGCGAACCCGAACAGGTCTGGTCGCCCGGGCACCGGGGCGTGGACCTGGCCGGCACACCGGGTCAGGACGTGCTGGCTGCGGCGGACGGTGTGGTGGCGTTCGCGGGCCGGGTCGTGGACCGGCCGGTGCTCTCCATCGACCATCCCGACGGGATCCGCACCACCTATGAGCCGGTCACGACGACCCTGACGGTGGGTACGGCCGTGCGCCGTGGCGACGTGATCGGACGGCTCGCCGACGGCGACGCCGGCCCGCACTGCGGACCGGCACGGTGGTGCCTGCACTGGGGCGCCCGGCTGGGTCGGGAGCGCTACCTGGATCCGTTGACGCTGTTGGTCGCGGATCCGGTGATCCGCCTCTATCCGGTCGCCGGCGCGCCGAGCGGTCGGTCCGTCGCACCGGATCCGGTCGCGCGGCTACGGGAACGCGTGCACCACCGCGGACACGAACGGTAG
- a CDS encoding GNAT family N-acetyltransferase produces the protein MPAEDVLAFIEEHLTAVDFRRYLRDRNRDVHLAEVAGAVVGYTMTVHGEPADPDVAAVVTGRPTAELSKCYVLPEHHGAGVARALVAATAARALERGVHTLWLGVNQQNERAQRFYRACEFTRAGTKRFTVGTFRADDYVMTRTLRPA, from the coding sequence TTGCCCGCCGAGGACGTCCTGGCGTTCATCGAGGAGCACCTCACCGCCGTCGACTTCCGCCGCTACCTGCGTGACCGCAACCGTGACGTGCACTTGGCCGAGGTCGCCGGCGCCGTCGTCGGCTACACGATGACGGTGCACGGCGAGCCGGCGGACCCGGACGTCGCCGCCGTCGTCACCGGGCGCCCGACGGCGGAACTGTCCAAGTGCTACGTGCTGCCGGAACACCACGGGGCCGGGGTGGCGCGGGCGCTCGTCGCGGCCACCGCGGCACGGGCGCTCGAGCGCGGCGTGCACACGCTCTGGCTCGGCGTGAACCAGCAGAACGAGCGCGCGCAGCGCTTCTACCGGGCCTGCGAGTTCACCCGCGCCGGCACCAAGCGCTTCACCGTCGGGACGTTCCGGGCCGACGACTACGTGATGACGCGCACACTCCGGCCCGCGTGA
- the rpsP gene encoding 30S ribosomal protein S16 — MAVKIRLKRHGKIRTPFYRVVVADSRTKRDGRVIEEIGKYHPTEEPSLIEINRERAQYWLGVGAQPTEQVLALLKVTGDWQTFKGLPGAEGTLRVKEGAAEAAAAVKAAEDEAELRKAKASEAKAEKAAEEAKAAADAKAAEAAEAPAAEESADEPEAQA, encoded by the coding sequence GTGGCCGTCAAGATCCGTTTGAAGCGTCACGGCAAGATCCGGACGCCGTTCTACCGTGTTGTCGTGGCCGACTCGCGCACCAAGCGCGATGGCCGCGTGATCGAGGAGATCGGGAAGTACCACCCCACCGAGGAACCCTCCCTGATCGAGATCAACCGCGAGCGCGCGCAGTACTGGCTCGGTGTCGGCGCCCAGCCGACCGAGCAGGTTCTCGCCCTGCTCAAGGTCACCGGCGACTGGCAGACCTTCAAGGGGCTCCCGGGTGCCGAGGGCACCCTGCGGGTCAAGGAGGGGGCCGCCGAGGCCGCCGCCGCCGTCAAGGCTGCCGAGGACGAGGCCGAGCTGCGCAAGGCCAAGGCGTCCGAGGCGAAGGCCGAGAAGGCCGCCGAGGAGGCGAAGGCTGCCGCGGACGCGAAGGCCGCCGAGGCTGCCGAGGCACCTGCCGCCGAGGAGAGCGCCGACGAGCCCGAGGCCCAGGCCTGA
- the rimM gene encoding ribosome maturation factor RimM (Essential for efficient processing of 16S rRNA), translating into MNASESLLRVATVGGPQGLRGEVRLAVHTDDPETRLAPGTSLQTEPVAAGPLTIADLSHRSKHWYVRFEGVADRTAAEGMRGVVLLAEPLTEVEEDAWYPHELAGLRAETPDGEHLGEVEGIRHLPAQDVLILREHTGERTLVPFVRAIVPTVDVAGGRVIIDAPLGLLAGSDVPDDAEPEQGEDR; encoded by the coding sequence GTGAACGCATCTGAGAGCCTGCTCCGGGTCGCGACGGTGGGCGGCCCGCAAGGTCTGCGCGGTGAGGTGCGACTGGCTGTGCACACGGACGATCCCGAGACGCGTCTCGCCCCGGGAACGAGCCTGCAGACCGAGCCGGTCGCCGCCGGGCCGCTGACCATCGCCGACCTGAGCCACCGGAGCAAGCACTGGTACGTCCGCTTCGAGGGCGTGGCCGACCGGACCGCCGCCGAGGGGATGCGCGGCGTGGTGCTGCTCGCCGAACCCCTGACCGAGGTCGAGGAGGACGCGTGGTACCCCCACGAGCTGGCCGGCCTGCGCGCCGAGACCCCCGACGGCGAGCACCTGGGTGAGGTCGAGGGGATCCGGCACCTGCCCGCCCAGGACGTGCTGATCCTGCGCGAGCACACGGGCGAGCGCACCCTGGTGCCGTTCGTCCGCGCGATCGTGCCGACCGTGGACGTGGCCGGCGGCCGCGTCATCATCGACGCACCGCTCGGTCTGCTCGCCGGCTCCGACGTGCCCGACGACGCGGAACCCGAGCAGGGGGAGGACCGGTGA
- a CDS encoding tyrosine-type recombinase/integrase — protein sequence MSAPRSRAGATQPRRIPERPGDTAVLAAFVAHLQAQRGLSEHTSRAYRGDVRTLLDAVPTDDADTPTDLDAIDLTALRSWLAGQSARGLSRSTLARRAAAARTFTAWATRTGRMTEDPALRLLAPRPDSVVPAVLAVDEADTLLTVARTRADDGEPVHVRDWAALELLYASGLRVSELVGLDLADVDQGQRLVRVLGKGNKERMVPFGVPAARALTHWVDVRGGLVDPATTTNALFLGHRGRRLGTRQVRSTVHELAAAAGVRDLAPHGVRHSTATHLLEGGSDLRSVQEVLGHASLATTQRYTHISAERLRASFQQAHPRA from the coding sequence ATGTCTGCACCGCGTTCGCGTGCCGGCGCGACGCAGCCGCGCCGGATCCCCGAACGCCCCGGCGACACCGCCGTGCTCGCCGCCTTCGTCGCGCATCTGCAGGCCCAGCGCGGGCTGTCCGAGCACACCAGCCGGGCGTACCGCGGCGACGTGCGCACGCTCCTGGACGCCGTCCCGACCGACGACGCCGACACCCCCACCGACCTGGACGCCATCGACCTGACCGCCCTGCGTTCCTGGTTGGCGGGCCAGTCGGCGCGAGGCCTGTCCCGCTCCACCCTGGCCCGCCGCGCAGCGGCGGCGCGGACGTTCACCGCGTGGGCGACGCGGACCGGCCGGATGACCGAGGACCCGGCGCTCCGTCTGCTCGCGCCGCGCCCGGACTCGGTGGTGCCCGCCGTGCTCGCCGTCGACGAGGCAGACACGTTGCTGACCGTGGCCAGGACCCGCGCCGACGACGGCGAACCCGTTCACGTGCGTGACTGGGCGGCGCTCGAACTGCTCTACGCGTCGGGCCTGCGGGTCTCCGAGCTCGTGGGGCTCGACCTCGCGGACGTCGACCAGGGCCAACGACTGGTGCGGGTGCTCGGCAAGGGCAACAAGGAACGCATGGTGCCGTTCGGGGTGCCCGCCGCTCGCGCGCTCACGCACTGGGTCGACGTCCGCGGGGGACTGGTGGACCCGGCGACGACGACGAACGCCCTGTTCCTCGGGCACCGGGGCCGGCGCCTGGGGACCCGGCAGGTCCGCAGCACGGTCCATGAGCTGGCGGCCGCCGCCGGGGTGCGCGACCTGGCACCCCACGGCGTCCGGCACTCCACGGCCACCCACCTGCTCGAGGGCGGCTCCGACCTGCGCTCGGTCCAGGAGGTCCTCGGACACGCGTCGCTGGCCACGACGCAGCGATACACCCACATCTCGGCGGAGCGGCTGCGCGCTTCGTTCCAGCAGGCACATCCGCGGGCCTGA
- the rplS gene encoding 50S ribosomal protein L19: MQTLDSIDAGSLRSDIPSFRAGDTLKVHVKVIEGSRSRIQVFQGVVIARSGGGVRESFKVRKVSFGVGVERTFPLHSPTIDHIEVVTRGDVRRAKLYYLRKRHGKAAKIKERRDTPAS; this comes from the coding sequence ATGCAGACTCTGGACAGCATCGACGCAGGCTCCCTGCGTTCGGACATCCCCTCGTTCCGCGCCGGCGACACCCTCAAGGTGCACGTGAAGGTCATCGAGGGCAGCCGCTCCCGTATCCAGGTGTTCCAGGGCGTCGTGATCGCCCGCTCCGGCGGCGGGGTCCGCGAGAGCTTCAAGGTCCGCAAGGTCAGCTTCGGCGTCGGCGTCGAGCGCACCTTCCCGCTGCACTCCCCGACGATCGACCACATCGAGGTCGTCACCCGCGGTGACGTGCGCCGCGCGAAGCTGTACTACCTGCGCAAGCGCCACGGCAAGGCCGCCAAGATCAAGGAGCGTCGCGACACCCCCGCGAGCTGA
- a CDS encoding YraN family protein encodes MVAMLAKDEVGRSGELRARRWLERRGYEVLDTNWRCPAGEIDIVARDGDDVVVVEVKTRTSLSFGHPAEAVDRAKLARLRRLAGLWLAEHPTRTAGVRIDVIAIWHPAGQPPRLEHLRGVS; translated from the coding sequence GTGGTCGCGATGCTCGCGAAGGACGAGGTGGGCAGGTCCGGGGAGTTGCGTGCGCGCAGATGGCTCGAGCGCCGGGGCTACGAGGTGCTCGACACGAACTGGCGCTGCCCGGCCGGTGAGATCGACATCGTCGCCAGGGACGGCGATGACGTGGTGGTCGTCGAGGTGAAGACGCGGACGTCGCTGAGTTTCGGGCATCCGGCCGAAGCCGTGGACCGGGCCAAACTGGCGCGGCTGCGCCGTCTGGCCGGACTGTGGCTGGCCGAGCACCCGACCCGAACCGCGGGCGTGCGGATCGACGTGATCGCCATCTGGCACCCCGCCGGGCAACCGCCGCGCCTGGAACACCTGCGCGGGGTGAGCTGA
- a CDS encoding ribonuclease HII yields MSRPPTRLLERELLAGGRRYVAGMDEVGRGALAGPVSVGVVVIDAGTGRSPAGLRDSKLLRPEARERLCAPIRRWSVASAVGHADPAEIDRIGIIAALRLAGTRALTALVGDGIEADVVILDGNHDWLSAPADLFTPAAVTPPVTTRIKADLTCSVVAAASVLAKCERDAMMRELHEDFPAYGWHGNKGYSAPEHLAALTEHGPCELHRRSWSLPGVAVGTGTPVVTGGGMMDQ; encoded by the coding sequence GTGAGCCGCCCGCCCACCCGGCTGCTGGAGCGTGAGCTCCTCGCCGGTGGGCGACGCTACGTGGCCGGGATGGACGAGGTCGGACGCGGCGCGCTGGCCGGTCCGGTGAGCGTGGGAGTCGTCGTCATCGACGCCGGCACCGGTCGCAGCCCCGCGGGCCTGCGCGACTCCAAGCTGCTGCGTCCCGAGGCACGGGAGCGCCTGTGCGCGCCGATCCGCCGCTGGAGCGTCGCGAGTGCCGTCGGCCACGCGGACCCCGCGGAGATCGACCGGATCGGCATCATCGCGGCGCTCCGGCTCGCCGGCACCCGCGCGCTGACCGCGCTGGTGGGCGACGGCATCGAGGCGGACGTCGTGATCCTCGACGGCAATCACGACTGGCTCAGTGCGCCGGCCGACCTGTTCACCCCGGCGGCGGTGACGCCGCCGGTCACCACCCGGATCAAGGCGGATCTGACCTGCTCCGTGGTCGCGGCCGCGAGCGTGCTGGCCAAGTGCGAGCGGGACGCCATGATGCGCGAGCTGCATGAGGACTTCCCCGCCTACGGCTGGCACGGGAACAAGGGGTACTCCGCGCCGGAGCACCTGGCCGCCCTCACCGAGCACGGTCCCTGCGAGCTGCACCGCAGGAGCTGGTCGCTGCCCGGCGTTGCCGTCGGCACCGGCACGCCCGTGGTCACCGGAGGGGGCATGATGGACCAGTGA
- a CDS encoding RNA-binding protein yields the protein MLADALEHLVRGIVDHPDDVEVTSRTLRRGDLLEVRVNPSDLGRVIGRSGRTARALRTVIGSLSTTGAVRVDVVDVDRR from the coding sequence ATGTTGGCCGATGCACTCGAGCACCTCGTGCGCGGCATCGTCGACCACCCCGACGACGTCGAGGTCACCTCGCGCACGCTGCGTCGCGGTGACCTGCTCGAGGTTCGGGTGAACCCCAGCGACCTCGGCCGGGTGATCGGCCGCTCCGGCCGCACCGCCCGCGCACTGCGGACCGTCATCGGTTCGCTGTCCACCACCGGCGCCGTCCGGGTGGACGTGGTGGACGTCGACCGCCGCTGA
- a CDS encoding DUF2469 domain-containing protein yields the protein MSAEDLENYETDMELALYREYRDVVGLFSYVVETERRFYLANQVDLQVRSAGGEVFFELTLADAWVWDVYRSARFVKSVRVVTFKDVNVEELAKPDLELPR from the coding sequence GTGAGTGCAGAGGACCTCGAGAACTACGAGACGGACATGGAGCTCGCGCTCTACCGCGAGTACCGCGACGTCGTCGGACTCTTCTCCTACGTGGTGGAGACCGAGCGCCGGTTCTATCTGGCGAACCAGGTGGACCTGCAGGTCCGCTCGGCCGGCGGCGAGGTGTTCTTCGAACTGACCCTCGCCGACGCCTGGGTCTGGGACGTGTACCGGTCCGCGCGGTTCGTGAAGTCCGTCCGGGTCGTGACGTTCAAGGACGTCAACGTCGAGGAACTGGCCAAGCCGGACCTGGAGCTGCCCCGCTAG
- a CDS encoding ABC transporter permease produces MSATTAARTTSTARPMRGLGALIASEFRLFLRDTGSVVFALLFPAVLMVGVGYALPGMRDPITGMGQPWDGHLAIHLYVPIALSLAVATVALSTLPTQIVTARELGVLRRISTTPMRPQGVLIAQVVVNLAALVAASLLALAAGALAFGIPAPQSPAVALLAFLLGAAATAGIGLLIGALVRKASAAGGIGMLIYFPMLFFAGMWTPGPLMPDAVAAIARFTPLGALSQALSAAWFTGEFPALQMVVMAAYIAVLYPLAAKLFRWQ; encoded by the coding sequence ATGAGTGCCACGACCGCAGCACGCACCACGTCCACCGCGCGCCCGATGCGTGGCCTTGGCGCCCTGATCGCGTCCGAGTTCCGCCTGTTCCTCCGGGACACCGGCAGCGTGGTCTTCGCCCTGCTGTTCCCCGCCGTGCTCATGGTCGGCGTCGGCTACGCCCTGCCCGGGATGCGGGACCCGATCACCGGCATGGGGCAGCCCTGGGACGGTCACCTGGCCATCCACCTGTACGTCCCGATCGCGCTGTCGTTGGCGGTCGCGACGGTCGCGCTGAGCACGCTGCCTACCCAGATCGTGACCGCGCGTGAGCTCGGCGTGCTCCGGCGCATCTCGACGACACCGATGCGCCCGCAGGGTGTGCTGATCGCGCAGGTCGTCGTCAACCTGGCCGCGCTCGTGGCGGCCAGCCTGCTCGCCCTGGCGGCCGGCGCGCTCGCGTTCGGGATCCCGGCACCACAGTCACCGGCCGTGGCGCTGCTCGCGTTCCTCCTCGGGGCCGCGGCGACGGCGGGAATCGGGTTGTTGATCGGGGCACTCGTGCGGAAGGCCTCGGCCGCCGGCGGGATCGGGATGCTGATCTACTTCCCGATGCTGTTCTTCGCAGGGATGTGGACCCCCGGGCCGCTCATGCCGGACGCGGTCGCCGCGATCGCTCGGTTCACGCCGCTCGGTGCGCTCAGCCAGGCGCTCAGCGCGGCCTGGTTCACCGGGGAGTTCCCGGCCCTGCAGATGGTGGTGATGGCCGCCTACATCGCGGTCCTGTACCCGTTGGCCGCGAAACTGTTCCGGTGGCAGTGA